The following DNA comes from Terriglobia bacterium.
TCCACCTGCGGACGACCCCGTGGCGCATCAGGCGAACCTCACATCAGGCAGGGAAAACGGCGCGCGGTTTGGACTGAGAGGATTGGTTTGCGCTGCTGCCAGCACGGCAATAGCAAACCAGCAACAGATGGCCGTCCCGAGATGTTTCAATGTGAGTACTCTCCCCGCAGAATCCCAGTAAGGTTTAAGGGGGAGAGGAATATAGCTTACAGCAGCAGCGCCGGACAATCAACCGGAATGTTCGGTTTTGGTGCAATTTTGGCGCAGTACTGGGACGAGTTAAGACCATGCGCAGGAACACCTTACGTGGAAGGTTGGTGGACCTGACCTGGACAGGAGAACCGCTTCCCGGTTCGGACACGGGGGCGCATAAACCGTTACTGCTGATCGGGCCGAGCGAAGTTTTCAGTCCCACTTTGCACCCTGCGTGTGGCAGTCGATGAGGGCCGCTCATCGCTCCGGTAGGCCTTTGTTTTGTTCATGCCGGCGGTCGGCGCGGTCCTGCGGCCCGTCTTCCATCGGAATATGTCGTTCGACAATCTTGGGTTGATGTAAACTGCGCCACGAGCGACCCCCCTCAGGTGCAAATCGGCACACTTTCGGAGGCGTATCTGCCGACGCAGTGCTGTGAGCTAAGTGCATGGGCGCTGTTTGACGTTGGGGCAATCCCGTTGGTCCGCCTTTGTGAGGAAACTGGAATGTTGCGTCGCAGTCACAACCACTCCCGAGCTCATGGCTACCGTACAGTGTTGGGTTTAACGGCGGGTCGTGCGCGTACGATCACTGTGTTAACGTTTTTGTTAACAATAGCAACGATAGCGCAGGAAGTTCCAACCCGCCCCGCCCCGCCAATATTGAGTGCGCCCGCCGTTCAGCAGCGGTCCGTTCCCTCAGCGGTCCCCCGGGAACAGAAAGTCCATTGGGCGGAACTGAGTTGGACGCCGAGCTCGAGCAAAGGCATCGATGGTTATTACGTATATCGAACCGTCGCCGGAAGCGGCGCTAAGCCCCAGCGCATCACCGCTCATCCGGTGAAGGGAACAAAATACAGGGACACTACGGTCAAGCCTGGCACGACATACATTTACTCCATCAGCGCTGTGCAGAAGATCAACTCCCGGTGGGTCGAAAGCGATCGCACGCCACTGGTGACAGCGCGAATACCAAGTCCGTAGACATTGCCGGTTGTTGCCAACTGCCGAGACGTGCGGTTGCGGATGCGGCCCAGGCTGCGAGCTGGCCGCGATATACTTTGGTTGAATCAGGAGGAATTTTGCGGGTTTCGATCTTCGGGTGTGGATACGTCGGGCTGGTGACCGGCGCATGTCTGGCGGAAATCGGGCACCAGGTGCTGTGCTCCGACAACGATGCCGCCAAGGTTCAGACGCTGAAAAGCGGCAAACTGCCGATTTACGAACCCGGCCTGGACAGCGTGGTCGAAGCCAACGTCGCCGCCGGCCGGCTGCGCTTCTCGTCCGATCTGGAGGACGCGGCGAAGTCGGGAGATGTGCTGTTCGTGTGCGTCGGCACGCCACCGCTGCCCAATGGCGAAGCCGACCTGAGCGCCGTCGACAACGTTGCCCGCCTGATTGCCAAGGTGGCCCGAACGCCCAAATTGGTGGTCGAGAAGAGCACGGTTCCCATTCAGACCGGCCAGCAAGTGAAGCGCGCGCTCGCGGTCTACGGACGTCAGCAGGAGAAGTTGTTCCGCGTGGCATCCAACCCCGAGTTTCTGCGCGAGGGAACGGCGGTCGCCGATTTCCTGCACCCGGACCGCATTGTCGTGGGGGTGGACGATCCCGAGTCGGAACAGATCCTGCGCGAAATGTACGGGCCGATTGTGGAGCGAAACTTCCACTGCCGGATCCACAATAACAACTGCGGTGTGCGGCCCGCCCCGCGCTTCCTGGTTACCACCATCAACAGCGCGGAGCTCATCAAGCACGCTTCCAATTCGTTCCTGGCGCTGAAAATCTCCTATGCAAATCTTATTGCCGACGTCTGTGAGCAAATGGGCGCGGACATCGCCCAGGTCACGCAAGCCATGGGAATGGATCCGCGCATCGGCAGCGCATTTCTGAACGCCGGCCTCGGGTTCGGCGGCTTCTGCCTGCCCAAGGATGTGCAGGCGTTCATCCACCTGGGAGAGACCGCCGGCGTCGACATGGCGATGCTGCGCAGTGCCGAGGAAATCAACAAGAGTCGCGTCACCAAATACGTCAACCGGTTGCGGAAGCTGCTCTGGGTCCTGAAGGACAAGCACGTCGGGGTGCTCGGTCTGGCCTTCAAGCCCTACACCGATGACATCCGTTTTGCCCCCGCGATTGACTTGATCAAGGCACTCGCAGGCGAGGGAGTCCGGGTGAAGGCGTATGATCCGGAAGCGATGGAGCGCGCTGCGACGGAGCTGCCGGGCATCCAGCTATGCCGCCGCGCCGACGAGGTCGCGGAAGGCGTCGATGCGCTGCTGGTGGCCACCGAGTGGCCGGAATTCAAGCAACTCGATTGGCAGCTGTTGCGCGAGCGCATGAGCCGTCCCCTGATTCTGGATTGCCGAAACCTGCTGGATGCGGACAAGATGATCTCGATCGGCTATGAGTACTACTGTGTCGGCCGGCCGGAGCGGGATCCAGAAGCGGGGACCAGCTTTGGGGAAGCCGCATCCCGCCGGTAGTATTCGTCGGTTTTTGCGGCATTGTGGTTCGGAAAGAATTTGCGAGCCCAAGAATCTTGAATTCTCGCGAGGGGCAGGGAACTCGTGCGCGGCGCGTTCTCGTTGCGCTGCTGATGGCACTCCTGACAGCGGCCACGGTGCTGCCCATTTGGGCGGTCAAGTTTCCGCCTCTCCTTGATTACCCCAATCATCTGGCCAGCAGCTATGTCCTCGCCCACCTGCATGATTCGCTCCCGTTTCATTCCTGGTACGCGGCCGATTGGGGACCCTATCCCTATGTCGCCATGGACGTCATGCTGCGAGCACTGCAATTTCTTTTGCCGATTGAGGTGGCCGGCCGGTTGTACCTCACTTTCGCGGTGCTCGCATTGCCGGCGGCCATGTGGTTCTTTGTTCGGCAATCGAATCCAGGACAGGACGCCATTGCCTGCTGGGCGTTGGTGGGAACGCACAACATTTTCTTTCTGCTGGGATATTTGAATTTCTACGTTGGGCTGGCGTTCGGCTTCCTGGCACTCGGGCTTTGGCTGAAATGGAATGCGCGCCCGTCACTATTCTCTTGGCTGCTCGCGATGCTGGCGGTCAGCGTGACGTATTTTTCGCATTTGCTTGCCTTCGGCATCGTTGGCATCGCGGTTACCGCCTATTGCGCCTTTGCGCGACAGTCTGTCCGCTCGCTGCTGCTGACCTGGGTCATGTTCGTGCCCGGCGCGTGCTGCTACCTGTACTCCGCCCGAATCATGGAAAAGCAACACAGCGGGTTCGTTTTTCTCGGCTTGTCCGAGAAGATCGACAACCTGCACGGCATGATGCACGGATATTCCGACGCACTGGATGTCGTCACGCTGGTCGCGTTATGCGTTTACTTCCTGTGCGCATGGTTCCGCAATAGCGAGTTCCGCTGGAACTGGCGCTGGATCGGCGTGGGAGCGGTTCTGTTAGCCGCGTACTTCATACTGCCTTATTCCTACGGCGATGGTTTCGACCTGGACATACGCGTTCTTCCCGTTTTGTTCGGTATAACGCTGGCGTTCGCCAGGGTTGGTCGGCGAGCTTGGTGGCTGGCTCCGCTGGTCCTCGCGCTGTTTTGCGTGCGAGTGGCGGATATCACATACAACTACCGGAGCATGCAGCCGGAATTGAAAGGCTTGGCAGCGTCCTTCGACCTTACATTCCCGAACGCGCGCGTGCTCCCAATCGTCCAGGCCGATGAAGATAGCGATGCGTTGCACCACGCCTTCGCGCATTTTTGGGCTTATGGCGTCATCCGCCGGCGCTGGTTCTCGCCCTACTTGTTTGAGTTACCCGGACTGAATCCACTAAAAGTAGCTCGACAGTCGTACACGCTGGATGGTTTCTGGGAATTGGATTACCGGGAAACGCCGGATTGGCGAGCGATCCAGGCGGACTACGATTTCGTGTGGAGTTATAACGCGCCCCAGTACGATGCCGGCTTGAAGAAAATCGGCACGTTAACGTATGCGGACGGAAAGCTCCGCCTGTACCGCCTCACGGCGTTGCGGTGACGTAGAACACGTTCTCAATC
Coding sequences within:
- a CDS encoding UDP-glucose/GDP-mannose dehydrogenase family protein, with translation MRVSIFGCGYVGLVTGACLAEIGHQVLCSDNDAAKVQTLKSGKLPIYEPGLDSVVEANVAAGRLRFSSDLEDAAKSGDVLFVCVGTPPLPNGEADLSAVDNVARLIAKVARTPKLVVEKSTVPIQTGQQVKRALAVYGRQQEKLFRVASNPEFLREGTAVADFLHPDRIVVGVDDPESEQILREMYGPIVERNFHCRIHNNNCGVRPAPRFLVTTINSAELIKHASNSFLALKISYANLIADVCEQMGADIAQVTQAMGMDPRIGSAFLNAGLGFGGFCLPKDVQAFIHLGETAGVDMAMLRSAEEINKSRVTKYVNRLRKLLWVLKDKHVGVLGLAFKPYTDDIRFAPAIDLIKALAGEGVRVKAYDPEAMERAATELPGIQLCRRADEVAEGVDALLVATEWPEFKQLDWQLLRERMSRPLILDCRNLLDADKMISIGYEYYCVGRPERDPEAGTSFGEAASRR